Genomic segment of Candidatus Latescibacterota bacterium:
TTTTCACCTTCACTGCCAAGAAGCCTCAGCGCCGCGAGGCCGCTTCTTGCCAGGCCCAGAACCAGAGTGATCTCATTTCCCTTGTCAGTCATTCTTCCTTGCCCCTGCCGATCACCGGCAACTCGGATCATCTAAGTTTCAGCGTACTCATCCCCAATAACAGGAAGAGCGCCGCGACTATCCAGAAGCGCACCACTATCTGGCTCTCGCTCCATCCTTTCAATTCGAAGTGGTGATGAATCGGAGCCATCCTGAAGACTCTCTTTCCCGTTAGTCGGAAGGAAGTCACCTGGATCATCACGGAAACGATCTCCGCGACGAATACACCACCTATCACAATCAGGAGAAGCTCGCTCTTCAAAAGAACGGCAACCGTCCCGAGGGCTCCTCCCAACGCAAGCGAACCGGTATCGCCCATAAAGATCTGGGCCGGGTGAGTATTGAACCACAGGAACCCGAGAGAGGCACCGACTACAGACATGCAGTAGATGGCCAGTTCTCCGGCTCCCTCCTGGTAGAAGATGTTCAGGTACTCGGAAAAGACTCTGTTCCCGCTCAGGTAGGCGAGCAGCGCAAAGGCCAGAAAACAGAATGCGGCGACACCGGTCGCAAGTCCGTCAAGTCCATCGGTGATGTTGACCGCGTTGGACGTTCCAGTGATCACGAACATCACCAGTGGGATGTAGAAATATCCCCAATCTATGTAGAGGTCCTTGAAAAAAGGAACCGCTGTCCTTGTCATTCCTTCCGCGACGAGTGGATTGGTGTAGAGATAGATACCGAGAATAGCTCCGAACAGAAACTGCCCAAG
This window contains:
- the mraY gene encoding phospho-N-acetylmuramoyl-pentapeptide-transferase, which encodes MLYHLLYPLKEYFFAFNVFRYITFRAAYATVTALLICFIFGPKMIRWLEKFQIGQRIRKEVPDRHNDKAGTPTMGGVLLIGAIVIPTLFWANLRNPYIQVAIVVTIWTGLIGFVDDYLSVIKKRDKGLIGRYKLLGQFLFGAILGIYLYTNPLVAEGMTRTAVPFFKDLYIDWGYFYIPLVMFVITGTSNAVNITDGLDGLATGVAAFCFLAFALLAYLSGNRVFSEYLNIFYQEGAGELAIYCMSVVGASLGFLWFNTHPAQIFMGDTGSLALGGALGTVAVLLKSELLLIVIGGVFVAEIVSVMIQVTSFRLTGKRVFRMAPIHHHFELKGWSESQIVVRFWIVAALFLLLGMSTLKLR